Proteins from a single region of Haloplanus sp. GDY1:
- a CDS encoding HpcH/HpaI aldolase/citrate lyase family protein produces MPFRATDRSYVFVPGNDRDAVATARATDADALILDLEDGVGEEGKADARRVTQRVLADADEADATHVVRINGPETEWGAADLDALLDAERPPDAVMLPNVRGPADVERVADRVADVEAVGGVVPLIERPEAVFAAEAIATASPGVVAVAFGHGDFEYHLGTLAAAAETDLSLPRMRVSMAASVAGVPAIDTPHVARDDPEGLRRSAADAKRRGFDGKMTFLHDQIGAINEAFSPSAEAVERSRRIVAAFEAADDAEGVRYVDGEFVDKPVVDAHRERLDRAETLGASTR; encoded by the coding sequence ATGCCATTCCGAGCGACCGATCGCAGTTACGTCTTCGTCCCCGGCAACGACCGCGACGCCGTCGCCACGGCGCGGGCAACCGACGCCGACGCGTTGATCCTGGACCTGGAGGACGGCGTGGGGGAGGAGGGGAAGGCGGACGCCCGGCGCGTGACGCAGCGAGTCCTCGCCGACGCCGACGAGGCCGACGCGACACACGTCGTCCGGATCAACGGGCCGGAGACCGAGTGGGGGGCGGCCGACCTCGACGCCCTGCTGGACGCGGAGCGGCCGCCGGACGCGGTGATGCTCCCGAACGTCCGGGGTCCCGCCGACGTCGAGCGGGTCGCCGACCGCGTCGCGGACGTCGAGGCCGTCGGGGGCGTCGTCCCGCTGATCGAGCGGCCGGAAGCCGTCTTCGCGGCCGAGGCCATCGCCACCGCGAGCCCGGGAGTCGTGGCCGTCGCGTTCGGTCACGGCGACTTCGAGTACCACCTCGGGACGCTCGCGGCGGCGGCGGAGACGGACCTCTCGCTCCCGCGGATGCGGGTCTCGATGGCCGCGAGCGTCGCCGGCGTTCCCGCCATCGACACGCCACACGTCGCCCGCGACGACCCGGAGGGCCTGCGTCGGTCGGCGGCGGACGCGAAGCGACGCGGCTTCGACGGGAAGATGACCTTCCTCCACGACCAGATCGGCGCGATCAACGAGGCGTTCTCGCCCTCGGCCGAGGCGGTCGAGCGGTCCCGGCGGATCGTCGCCGCCTTCGAGGCGGCGGACGACGCGGAGGGCGTCCGCTACGTCGACGGGGAGTTCGTCGACAAGCCCGTCGTGGACGCCCACCGGGAGCGCCTCGACCGGGCCGAGACGCTGGGAGCGTCGACCCGATGA